A single genomic interval of Paralichthys olivaceus isolate ysfri-2021 chromosome 7, ASM2471397v2, whole genome shotgun sequence harbors:
- the LOC109624269 gene encoding myoD family inhibitor domain-containing protein-like, translating to MLPGDNLPADERGDQSNPTKGGTSLKSQQEILSARDPVSRGNTIHTDLISTQPRPASPEAAGPRRPQCDPKKPTCPRCGLTVPDHRLLSVPRDQSSLQGSRLSVHSSCSSSRRNRSRVVSSHQPAATTSDSCFHLLLACLSCQCSVLLLGLLEACSSCLHALCSSCCLACARCCSAIQEAPVEELNCHAHCHSVMFESCCEQTECLEFCLECCEICHHS from the exons ATGTTACCTGGAGATAATTTACCTGCGGACGAGAGGGGAGACCAGAGCAACCCGACTAAAG GTGGAACGTCTTTGAAATCACAACAGGAAATCCTTTCAGCTCGGGACCCTGTTAGCCGAGGAAATACCATCCACACTGACCTCATCAGCA CCCAGCCTCGGCCTGCCTCACCAGAAGCAGCAGGGCCGAGGAGGCCTCAGTGTGACCCCAAGAAGCCCACCTGCCCACGATGTGGCCTCACAGTGCCAGACCACAGACTCCTGTCTGTTCCCCGGGACCAAAGCAGCCTGCAGGGCTCCCGTCTGTCCgtgcacagcagctgcagcagcagcaggaggaacaggAGCAGGGTGGTCAGTTCACACCAACCTGCAGCCACAACAAGTG ACTCGTGCTTTCACCTGCTGCTGGCGTGCCTGTCGTGCCAGTGCTCCGTGCTGCTCCTGGGCCTGTTGGAGGcctgctcctcctgcctccACGCCCTCTGCTCGTCATGCTGCCTCGCCTGCGCCCGCTGCTGTTCGGCCATCCAGGAGGCGCCCGTGGAGGAGCTCAACTGCCACGCCCACTGCCACTCGGTGATGTTCGAGTCCTGCTGTGAGCAGACGGAGTGTCTCGAGTTTTGCCTCGAGTGCTGCGAGATCTGCCATCACAGCTAG